A genomic region of Phragmites australis chromosome 2, lpPhrAust1.1, whole genome shotgun sequence contains the following coding sequences:
- the LOC133908645 gene encoding HVA22-like protein f: MVSARMSFFSSSSNVEVLKTVYRGIKPSVRPLSPTPSQNEQEVKKKASEQAARKSLRRIMGVLGSLARHLDALVGPGIMLLYPLYASMRAIESPSSLDDQQWLTYWVLYSLITLFELSCWKVLQWFPLWPYMKLLFCCWLVLPMFNGAAYIYEAHVRRYFKIGSYVSPNFNERQRRVLQMMSLDARKSVERFIETRGPDALEKIIRAAEKEAKRA; this comes from the exons ATGGTATCAGCAAGGatgtctttcttctcctcctcctctaatgtAGAAGTATTAAAAACTGTCTACAGAGGTATAAAACCATCTGTGCGTCCCTTGTCACCTACACCGTCACAAAACGAGCAGGAGGTTAAAAAAAAAGCATCGGAACAAGCTGCTCGCAAGTCGCTAAGACGAATCATGGGTGTTCTTGGTTCCCTTGCTAGACACTTGGATGCTCTTGTTGG GCCAGGGATCATGCTGCTTTATCCTCT ataCGCATCGATGCGCGCGATAGAGAGCCCTTCTTCCCTGGATGATCAGCAGTGGCTCACCTACTGGGTCCTCTACTCCCTGATCACCCTCTTTGAACTCTCATGCTGGAAAGTTCTCCAGTG GTTCCCTCTGTGGCCGTACATGAAGCTGCTCTTCTGCTGCTGGCTGGTGCTGCCCATGTTCAACGGCGCGGCCTACATCTACGAGGCGCATGTCCGGCGCTACTTCAAGATCGGCAGCTACGTGAGCCCCAACTTCAACGAGCGGCAGCGGAGGGTGCTGCAGATGATGAGCCTCGACGCGCGCAAGTCCGTCGAGCGCTTCATCGAGACTCGAGGGCCAGACGCGCTGGAGAAGATCATCCGAGCG GCTGAAAAAGAAGCCAAGAGGGCCTAG
- the LOC133908646 gene encoding uncharacterized protein LOC133908646: MAAAPATEPFSIRGFAARMRAVDAGKCYPFGGGCRDGVGEGEPPPQLPPMDLPPRSRWWAHELAAERARLSAGAKRGEAERKGTKRKGSRSSAAAERTKKRRRALQFRSFLKNKEKTSKPPSTSRLHQHMLHIGLLGKRRSSTIHTRREPALRKKLEEARDYRPTHENSLNKQNRGGMDNSSDMRSSPLRKKGAHSFVNKRSIKISGSTSCPLNPGCEVVKHIAYPPKDDIFGDLPLLESSKIMFGTRVDELPTVIEESFVTNQSGPDSIPESVPLKLIHASDITAQMPSPLEHLVKNKGTPQKKSTCISQNDAARSHPSPAELDGPPNHKSISTVKTCHSDMQLKYTDRSTLSSCSDLRSKCGSSNLPLGCFDTNTNCPQEIKKHGTSSATSPSAVRTRTEAAKTHKNAVASDKKSTDISGPVVASKNYLSSEVSVLSSTISQGVVNTRPNADVMYSCTSMPAKECIPTSRPSGNFTSNVCHESRKIVGACTPLSTQNQGSWYSELHPVRSPANIGLAFMKLPGLERLEISSNLKTGENRFPSEQPMNTVSEQPMNTVRYPKQQLVSGMANIMQGQKNIGFSNSQDGKTILDCYVGKDVYNPQQPTMRLMGKTVSVYKHSKDHSVSTIGKICPDKIVIEENRPSSISCRFPQKRLFLSQDSVTPRGHLNDSSDFLARIPNSTLSEQNTTFNGLHNQRLQPIHSVSSTVKGCTWNFGGQFVRQDDLNKASMVNANSVISHTGPQHAPHMMSIPWNQQSHLCTPASRMSKEDHNFVGPAVNQSSSFPQDVLKASMKEKYQKSILSSYDDPSFVPIRQPYQIPRAKLSSAPIISFFDYGAENALSRNSSPGLCPSLTTSLSNKSISATGPTCTSSLTNTDGRKCAGFADQINSRTAYADNVKQQPAKRQLVTERQDFTFTDPNMINHSLGWSLSDAVGPQILDFSNRVAGAAVQVSRNENYNLRAISGSVPAVETWSRAGLVAGAKTMLRPGQNLNDQSKLYSTKISVDNDINSVVL; encoded by the exons ATGGCCGCGGCCCCCGCCACCGAGCCATTCTCCATACG GGGGTTCGCCGCGAGGATGCGGGCCGTGGACGCGGGCAAGTGCTACCCGTTCGGCGGCGGCTGTAGGGAcggggtgggggagggggagccgccgccgcagctgcCCCCGATGGACCTGCCGCCGCGGTCCCGGTGGTGGGCGCACGAGCTCGCGGCGGAGCGGGCCCGGCTTTCGGCAGGCGCCAAGCGTGGAGAGGCCGAGCGGAAGGGGACTAAGAGGAAGGGATCTCGCTCGAGCGCTGCGGCCGAGAGGACCAAGAAGCGGCGGCGCGCGCTCCAATTTAGGTCCTTTCTGAAGAACAAG GAGAAAACTTCTAAGCCCCCGTCAACATCTCGTTTACATCAACACATGTTGCATATTGGATTGTTGGGAAAACGTAGAAGTTCTACTATTCATACAAGGAGAGAACCTGCACTGAGGAAAAAACTGGAAGAGGCACGGGATTACAGGCCAACTCATGAAAACAGCTTGAATAAACAGAACAGAGGAGGAATGGACAATTCCAGTGACATGCGTAGTAGCCCTCTTAGGAAAAAGGGAGCACATTCCTTTGTAAATAAGCGAAGCATAAAAATCAGCGGGTCAACTAGTTGTCCTCTAAATCCTGGCTGTGAAGTGGTGAAACATATTGCGTACCCTCCCAAGGATGACATTTTTGGAGATCTCCCTCTCCTGGAAAGCTCCAAGATTATGTTTGGGACCAGAGTTGATGAACTTCCTACTGTTATAGAAGAATCTTTTGTAACAAATCAAAGCGGACCAGATTCTATACCAGAAAGTGTACCCTTGAAACTGATACATGCTTCTGACATCACTGCACAGATGCCATCTCCTCTTGAACACTTGGTGAAAAACAAAGGGACTCCTCAGAAAAAGTCaacatgcatctctcagaaTGATGCAGCAAGGAGTCATCCTTCCCCTGCTGAGCTCGATGGTCCGCCAAATCATAAAAGCATCAGCACGGTAAAAACGTGTCATAGTGATATGCAGCTGAAATATACTGACAGGTCTACTTTAAGTTCTTGTTCTGACCTGAGGTCAAAATGTGGTTCTAGCAACCTTCCACTGGGTTGTTTTGATACAAATACAAACTGCCCCCAGGAAATAAAGAAACATGGCACAAGTTCTGCTACAAGTCCATCTGCTGTGAGAACCAGAACTGAAGCAGCTAAAACTCATAAAAATGCAGTGGCTAGTGACAAGAAGAGCACTGATATCTCTGGTCCAGTTGTTGCATCCAAGAACTATCTTTCATCTGAAGTCAGTGTATTGTCCTCCACAATATCACAAGGGGTTGTCAACACAAGACCCAATGCAGATGTCATGTATTCATGTACAAGTATGCCTGCCAAGGAATGCATTCCAACTTCCAGACCTTCTGGTAACTTTACAAGTAATGTGTGCCATGAGAGTAGGAAAATTGTGGGCGCATGCACGCCATTATCAACGCAGAACCAGGGTAGCTGGTACTCAGAACTTCACCCGGTCCGCAGTCCTGCTAATATTGGTTTGGCTTTTATGAAGCTACCTGGCCTTGAAAGACTGGAGATCTCCAGCAATCTAAAGACAGGTGAAAACAGGTTTCCGAGTGAACAACCAATGAACACAGTGAGTGAACAACCAATGAACACAGTAAGATACCCGAAACAACAGTTGGTGAGTGGCATGGCCAATATTATGCAAGGTCAGAAAAATATTGGCTTCAGCAATTCTCAAGATGGGAAAACAATTCTAGACTGTTATGTGGGCAAAGATGTTTATAATCCGCAGCAACCCACGATGCGTTTGATGGGTAAGACAGTCTCAGTTTATAAGCATAGCAAGGATCATAGTGTATCAACCATAGGGAAAATATGTCCTGACAAAATTGTCATTGAAGAAAACCGCCCCTCCTCAATCTCATGTCGGTTTCCCCAAAAGAGATTGTTCCTTTCTCAGGATTCTGTGACACCAAGAGGGCATCTAAATGATTCTTCAGATTTTTTGGCGAGGATTCCCAACAGTACTTTATCAGAGCAAAATACTACTTTCAATGGTCTCCATAACCAAAGGCTGCAACCGATACATAGTGTTTCTTCAACCGTAAAAGGTTGCACTTGGAATTTTGGTGGTCAGTTTGTTCGCCAAGATGATCTAAACAAGGCATCCATGGTCAATGCCAACTCTGTGATCAGCCATACAGGGCCACAACATGCTCCTCATATGATGAGCATTCCTTGGAATCAACAGTCTCATTTGTGCACTCCTGCATCACGCATGAGTAAAGAAGATCACAATTTTGTAGGTCCAGCAGTGAACCAATCTTCATCCTTTCCACAAGATGTGCTAAAGGCGAGCATGAAGGAAAAGTATCAGAAATCCATTTTGTCGTCTTACGATGATCCTAGTTTTGTTCCTATTCGCCAACCATACCAGATACCCAGAGCAAAGTTATCTTCTGCACCCATCATATCCTTTTTTGACTATGGCGCGGAGAATGCTTTGTCCAGAAACTCTTCTCCTGGACTGTGTCCTTCTCTTACAACTAGTTTGTCAAATAAATCTATTTCAGCAACTGGACCAACTTGTACTAGCAGTCTTACAAATACAGATGGAAGGAAGTGTGCTGGCTTTGCAGATCAAATAAACAGTAGGACAGCTTATGCGGATAATGTTAAACAGCAACCTGCAAAGAGACAACTTGTTACAGAGAGACAGGATTTTACGTTTACGGACCCAAACATGATAAACCATTCACTTGGCTGGTCACTAAGCGATGCAGTTGGTCCTCAGATACTTGATTTTAGCAATAGAGTAGCAGGGGCTGCCGTGCAGGTATCAAGAAATGAAAACTACAATCTAAGGGCCATCTCAGGTTCAGTTCCAGCTGTCGAAACATGGTCGAGGGCTGGGTTGGTTGCCGGAGCTAAAACCATGTTGAGGCCAGGTCAAAACCTGAATGATCAGTCCAAACTATATTCCACTAAAATTTCAGTCGATAATGACATTAATTCAGTTGTATTATAG